A single region of the Kwoniella botswanensis chromosome 1, complete sequence genome encodes:
- a CDS encoding guanine nucleotide-binding protein subunit beta, producing the protein MSSAEIQEKISAARREADALKDKIRAAKDQTADTSLRAMANDTPPLPRMTLKVRRTLKGHLAKIYALHWAADKRHLVSASQDGKLIVWDAYTTNKVHAIPLRSSWVMTCAYAPSGNFVACGGLDNICSIYSLRGASPGGPGGGQVKVARELSAHSGYLSCCRFINDRQIVTSSGDMTCMLWDIEQGVRTMEFNDHTGDVMSISLAPNANLFVSGACDATAKVWDIRTGKSVQTFTGHESDINAVQFFPNGDAFATGSDDATCKLFDLRADRELNTYAHDNILCGITSVAFSISGRVLFAGYDDYNCNVWDTLKGERIGVLAGHENRISCMGVSGDGVALCTGSWDSLLKVRLT; encoded by the exons ATGTCATCGGCAGAGATACAAGAGAAGATATCGGCGGCGCGGAGAGAAGCGGATGCGctgaaagataagatcagAGCGGCAAAGGATCAAACTGCCGATACCAGTC TCCGAGCGATGGCCAACGATACACCACCATTACCACGTATGACCCTAAAAGTACGTCGGACGTTGAAAGGGCACCTAGCCAAGATATACGCCTTGCATTGGGCAGCCGATAAACGTCATTTGGTATCAGCTTCGCAAGATGGGAAACTGATCGTTTGGGACGCATACACCACGAATAAGGTTCATGCTATCCCACTGCGTTCAAGTTGGGTGATGACTTGTGCTTATGCGCCATCGGGGAACTTTGTCGCCTGTGGTGGATTAGATAATATCTGTTCAATCTATTCCCTCCGGGGTGCTTCGCCAGGTGGACCAGGGGGAGGTCAAGTGAAAGTTGCTCGAGAACTTTCGGCGCATTCTGGTTATCTGAGTTGTTGTCGGTTCATCAATGATAGACAGATTGTCACTAGTTCGGGAGATATGACTTGTATGTTATGGGATATAGAACAAGGTGTGAGAACGATGGAGTTTAATGATCATACGGGTGAtgtgatgag CATTTCTCTCGCTCCAAATGCGAATCTCTTCGTATCTGGTGCTTGCGACGCTACAGCCAAAGTGTGGGATATCAGAACTGGTAAATCCGTACAGACTTTCACAGGTCATGAATCAGATATCAATGCTGTACA ATTCTTTCCTAATGGCGATGCATTCGCTACCGGGTCAGACGACGCCACCTGTAAACTCTTTGATTTACGTGCCGATCGAGAACTCAACACCTACGCTCACGATAACATATTATGCGGTATAACCTCGGTCGCATTCTCCATCTCGGGTCGAGTCCTGTTTGCGGGATATGACGATTACAATTGTAATGTCTGGGATACGCTGAAAGGGGAGAGAATCGGTGTCTTGGCGGGTCACGAAAATAGAATATCATGTATGGGTGTTAGTGGAGATGGCGTGGCGTTATGTACAGGAAGCTGGGATAGCTTGTTAAAGGTGAGGTTAACTTGA